TGATGCGCACCTTGAAGTGCCCGTAGTTCGGGTTGGGGAAGATCTCCACCTGTTTCATCGGGGGAACGGGCCGTATATCGGAGTACTCCACATTCCCGTTGCGTAATACCGCTTTTATGCGATAATAACTCCATCCCTGGAAGTTGTTATGATCAACAGTATTGTAATCCAGCAAACGAAGGCTGTTGCCGTTGATGGCCCGTGTTGGCACTACGCCCACCGTAGTGAACGTGTTTTCTGTTTCCAGCCTTCTCTCCACCTCGAAGCGATCGTTATTCACCTCATACCATGTGGTCCACAACAAGCCCACCTGCGATGGAGAAAGCCGGTTGGCATCGAAACGCACCCATTTGATCTGCGGTCCGGGTGTTGCGATCCTTGTTGATTTGGAGAAATATTCATTGATGCGCATGCCGGCCTCAAGCTGCTGGGTATGCATGGTGGCGGGTTGTTGCAGCGGGTATGTGGTAAGATCGCCTTCGGCAGCAACGGTGCCGGATTGTGCTACCCAATACGGATCATCATAGCGGTTCAGGAAGCTGCTCTGCCGGTTATCCCGGTAGGATGGCATTTCTTCCGCATCGGTATGCTGGAAGGATATCCGTGTATGACCATTACCCACGTGGTTACGGCCGATGTTCCATGTTTTGTGAATGAAGGTGTCCTGCATGGCGGCGCCGGTGATCGCATGATTATACACATTGTCGAACACCCGGGCCCGGAACACATCCGCTGCTCCGCTGTTGTGAATGGCTACAGGAGAATAGCTGCCGGGCGCTGTGCCTACGGGGAACACCACGTTGCCGGAGGGGCTGCCGAGCTGTTCCCGGTACAGGAACCCTCCCGCAATGCCCCCTCCCGTCACCACAAACCTTCTGTCACTATAACCGGTGATCTGACCGGGCGCATGATCTCCCACCACCAGGTTCCAGCCGTTCAGGAAAATATGCCCATTCTGGAAGTGCAGTGTATTGCGGACCTTCAGATCGTTCAGATCACCCAGCTCAATGCCGTCAGGATTGTCTACGGTGAGACTGGGAAAACTGCTGCCGCTGCCGGAAGCCGCATTATATCCTCCAAAGAGCAACTGGCGGCCCGCGGAGCCGTACAGGGGGTTATTGCCGGAGAACCGGAATATACCACCGGTACCGCCCTCGTCTGAAAGCGAAGCGCCGTTACCGTTAGTCCATTGCTGGCCGAGGAAATATATCGTCGCACCGGGCTTCGAACCGAAGGAACCATCGTTCCGTGTATTGAGATAAAACGTTACCGGAAGAGCGCCTGTTGCGCATACCTTGCCTTCTGCAGGGATGTAAATGCCCTGCTGGGCGAAGCTGTCGCTGGCGCAGCACAAAAGAAGAAGAAATACCGGTATAAATGATCTCATGTTGTTTAGTTGGTATAGGATATCGTGATCCATCTGTTCCCGATGGACTGTACACCTAAAACTTCCGCATTATTCCATAATTGTCTTGTCGTGAATTGCCCGCCGCTGCCGGAAACATTCACCGCTCCCCAGCCATTGGCAAAATCCCGCGTGATGTAGTATATCCGGCCGGTACAGGTTGTTGCATTCGGCAGGGTGACGGTATAATTGGTGCCGTTATTCCCTGTTTTGCGCATGACTACCGTAAAATGGCTTTCATTCAACGTTACATTGGCTGTATTGCTCAACGTGGTTACACCGGTGGCCAAGGAACCCTCTACATGCACGGTACTGGTGGGGGCATCGGTACCTACGCCCAGTCTTTCATCCGTATTATTCCAGAACAGGTGTGCCGCATTCTGCCGCACTTCGGTGCTGGCATCGCTGCTTTTTCCGGCGAAGACGAGCCCTCCGTCCGTGAAGTTGTTATCGCCATGCGTGGTCACCACTTTGTACCAGGTATTGCCGGCATTGGTGGTGAGCGGCGCTGCATTACCGCCCCATTCCTTCAGCGCCAGCGTATTCTTGTCGAAATAAAGCTGTGTCGTAAAACCGCCACCCTGGAAGGACAGCACGTTCCAGGAATGAGCGCCAGTTCCCAGCGGGCCGCTCTGTACGGTGCCGGTAACGGGACTGGCCCATATCTTCATGCGACTGTTGGCATCGGGAGCGTCCGCGCCGCCGATATTGTTATCCGGCAGTATGCCATAGGTAGCGCCGCCATCCATATCCAGGTCCGGCTGCCAGGTGTTATTGGTGCTGTTCCATTTGAGCACCTGTCCGTCGGTGGGTGCGGTAGCGGCAATATTCCGGTTTTGCAGTTTATTGGCGTTCCAGATATTGGCGTTGAAGTCCGCCGTCATGTTACCGGTGGTATTGTTCAGCAATAGTCCGGTGCTGATCTTTACTTCCTGGGTAACCCCGTTGCCGGTGCTGTAGCGGCCGAGGAGCGACTGGGAAGTAACATCCTGTATTTTGTTGTAGGTCACCGCTTTGTTGGTGATGGTGGTGGCAAAGGTGCCGGTGCCGGAGCCGGTAACGGGCCCCGTCAAGGTAACGGCAGCGCTGCCTGCGCCGGGTTCCCAGAGGCTGGTGGCATTGTTCCATTTCAGCACATCGTTTGCAGCAGGGGCTGTAGCAGCGATGTTCCGGCCCTGCAGTTTGTTGGCATTCCAGATGGCATTATTGGCATCGGCAGTGATCAGGCCGCTGCCGCTGTTCAATAACAGTCCCGTGCCGAGCGTGAGCTCCTGTACCGTGCCATCTGTTGCTGCATGCCTGCCAAGGAGTGATTGCGCGCTCACGTCCTGTATCTTGGGATAGGTCACAGCCTTGTCGGTGATCGTGGTGGCAATGGTGCCCGTACCGGTACCGGTCACCGCACCGGTAAGCGCGGTGGAGATGTCGCCTACTTTCTCCCAGGCGCCGTTCCTTCTGATATACAGGCTTTTTTCGGATACATCATTCACAAACACCAGCATACCATCGTCTGCATTGAACAATTTGCCGCCGGAGAGTATCTCTGCTTTCAGCACACGGGGCAGCAGCAGGCCCTGGTTGGAGCTGTTCAGTTCCAGTATGGCTTCTTTTTTTACATTGGACGGGTTGTCGCCCAGTTTCAGCTGCTGTGCCGCAGCTGAGAGGGAAAGCAGGGCGGTGAGGCCGGATAGGATGCCGCAACACGCGGCCGTCAGGATCTTCATAACATATAGGGATAGGATAGTAACAGATTAAGGAACAGCAGGAACGCTGCGATGGACAGGCGTTCCTGCTGCCCGATGGCATTATTTTCTGATGATATACCAGTTGGTGCCATCTGACTGAAGCGTTACGAACGTCCAGTCGTTATAGATGGTATAGTTTGGCCCGCCTTCCACCTGGGCGCTGCCATTGGGTGCGATGGTCACTTCATTGTCAATACCGCCGGTGCCGATCTTTTTGATGGTGTACACGCGGCCTTCCACTGCAGCCGGCAGGTTTACCGTCAGGGCGGCGGATGTTGCATCCACAAGGATCGTATGGTCTTTGTCCGTGATCGGATAGCCATCTGTATTCACGGTTTTGATAGCCATGGATATGGAACCTGTTACCTGTAATGTGGAGTTGCCTGCCGTAGTGGCGCCTACATTTACATTTTGTGCAAAGCTCTTATCTCCCGCAAAGGATTGTGTAGTAGTGCTGACTGCACCACGCGCTTCGGAACCGGCTTCGCCGCTTGCATCGGGCAGGTTGAAGCTGACGGTTTTCGCTACGCCATCCACGGTAATACCGAAATCGTTATTGTTGGTAGTGGTGTTGAAAGTGATGTCAGGGCCAATAGTATTATTGGTGCCGTCGGAAATCCGTTGTACGCCGTTCTCCAATGCGGCAATATCTATCAGCCTTCTTTCGATCACATTCCCTGCGCCTTGTATAAGCACGTTATATGGCCCGGTGGCAGCGGTGGCATCCACGGTGTTCAGCGTCAGCAAACCATCTATTGTGGCTGTACCGGCCAGGTTGGCGGCACCGGCCACATCAATGCCGGCTGCTGCGGTAACTTTGTCCTGGAAGGTTTTTTCACCGCCGAAAGTTTGTGCGGCCACGGATACGCCGCCCGGATTGGTGGCATCCGCAGCATGCAGCGAAAGTTCATTATTATCTGTACCGCCGATCGTTAAACCGTTGGCATCAGGCGTATTGGAAAATGCCGCTGCGATCACCTGTTTCTGGGAAGCCTGGAGTTTGTCCCAGTCCGCTTCGGTCAGCAGACCACGGGTGATGCCCGTGCCTGCGGTAGGGATATTGAACGTGTGCACACCCAGCAGGGTGGCCACATTGAAATCTGTTCCCGCAGTACCGGTGGCAAAGCTCTGAATAGCTTCCTGGGAGCCGTTCATGGTGGAAATGGCATTGTCGAATGCGGCCGCGGACATCTGCCTGCGGTTCACATCACCGGTAACGGGATCGATCACCAGTACATTTACCAGCGAGGTGCTGGCAGCAAGGTTGGCGAAATTCACGCCATTCGCAACGCTCAGGGAATTGGAGCTGAGCGCGCCCGAGAACTGCCCGGTAGTGGCGGCAATAATGCCGGATACCAGCAGGTTGCCGGAGATCTGGCCATTCCCGAGCACATCCAGTTTGGCCGTGGGATTATTGGTGCCAATACCGATGTTACCGGTGGCATCAATACGCATGGCTTCCAGATCATTGGTCTTGAATACCAGCGCAGCGGAGTTCCTTGAGCCGAGGAAATCCGTTGCATCATTAACGGTATTGCCTTCGCGGCTCCAGTTCATTTCCGCTTCATCCAGCGTAGCCAGCTTCACCCAGGCCCCGTCTTTCCGCAAATAAAGCGTCTGGTTCTGATGCGTAGCATTTTCCACTACTACGATCATACCGTCGGGTGCGGTATTTAATGGTGCGGTCGTCAACATGCCGGGCTGAACACGCGGGAGGAGCAAACCCTGCCGGTCGCTTTCCAGTTCCAGTACAGAAGCTCTGTTGATAGAGTAGGGCCTGTCGCCTACTTTCAATTGGGCGTTAGCCGTAAATGCTGCCATGAGCATGCCGGACGCAAGTAGTACACGCATCGCGGTACGTAAAGGTGTTTTCATAGGATTGAGGGATAAATAGGTATTATAATTATGTAAACCGTCAGGAATAAAATGCTAATGTCTTCGCTAACAATCAACTATTCCGATGCTGTGGAATACTGTGTTCAATTATCGTTTTTTAGTTATCAAATATATAATGCAAATATATAATATTAAAATTAAAAACAATATAAAACGAACGTGGTATTTTTGCATAAAATACTTTTTATCAATGTGTTATGCATTAAATTCACTATAAAGGAGTATTGACGTATTGTTTAAATTGCTATATGTCAACACATAAGCAAACCGCCCGTCAAAATGTGCTTTTTTCCGAGCCGGCATTGTTATATCATTATACTTTCAAACCAGGATGATGATTATTAGAAGATTATGTACGCTGGCCGTTTTTTTGGCTGTAACCACTGCAAAAGCACAGCAGCCGCTTGCGCAATATGCGAGTACTTTGCAGGGCACCGATTCGGAGTTTAAACTAAGTAACGGTAATACCTACCCGACCACCTCGCTCCCGTTCGGCATGAACGCATGGTCTCCCCAGACGGGAAAGAATGGCAATGGATGGAAGTATCAGTATAAGACCGGAACGATCCGCGGTTTCCAGCAGGCGCACCAGTGCAGCCCCTGGTCGGAAGACTATGCGGTGTTTTCCCTGATGCCGGTGAGCGGCGCGTTGATCGTGGATGAGCATGAACGTGCGGCGGCATTCAGCCATGCCAACGAAACGGCCCA
This genomic stretch from Chitinophaga sp. XS-30 harbors:
- a CDS encoding T9SS type A sorting domain-containing protein, with product MRSFIPVFLLLLCCASDSFAQQGIYIPAEGKVCATGALPVTFYLNTRNDGSFGSKPGATIYFLGQQWTNGNGASLSDEGGTGGIFRFSGNNPLYGSAGRQLLFGGYNAASGSGSSFPSLTVDNPDGIELGDLNDLKVRNTLHFQNGHIFLNGWNLVVGDHAPGQITGYSDRRFVVTGGGIAGGFLYREQLGSPSGNVVFPVGTAPGSYSPVAIHNSGAADVFRARVFDNVYNHAITGAAMQDTFIHKTWNIGRNHVGNGHTRISFQHTDAEEMPSYRDNRQSSFLNRYDDPYWVAQSGTVAAEGDLTTYPLQQPATMHTQQLEAGMRINEYFSKSTRIATPGPQIKWVRFDANRLSPSQVGLLWTTWYEVNNDRFEVERRLETENTFTTVGVVPTRAINGNSLRLLDYNTVDHNNFQGWSYYRIKAVLRNGNVEYSDIRPVPPMKQVEIFPNPNYGHFKVRISGVRTAMRMQITNAWGQILRQYDIDQEGDISVTGLPAATYFLVIMHKGTQVVMHTAKIVVLK